One Nostoc sp. UHCC 0302 DNA window includes the following coding sequences:
- a CDS encoding alcohol dehydrogenase catalytic domain-containing protein, protein MIKSIGYAAKSATTPLSLFSFERRELGPNDVQIEILYCGVCHSDLHTVHNEWKNTIYPVVPGHEIVGRVVKIGEQVSKFKVGEAAGVGCMVPAVPVQTAVRASSSTVIMKLSSPTTAQRSRQGK, encoded by the coding sequence GTGATTAAGAGTATTGGATACGCAGCCAAAAGTGCAACTACACCACTGAGCTTGTTCAGTTTCGAGCGGCGAGAGCTAGGCCCAAACGATGTACAAATTGAGATCCTTTACTGTGGCGTATGTCATTCGGATCTGCATACAGTCCATAACGAGTGGAAGAACACGATTTACCCTGTTGTGCCTGGGCATGAGATCGTTGGTCGTGTAGTGAAGATTGGTGAACAGGTTTCTAAGTTCAAGGTAGGCGAGGCTGCGGGTGTTGGTTGTATGGTACCTGCTGTACCTGTCCAAACTGCCGTGAGAGCTTCGAGCAGTACTGTGATAATGAAATTATCTTCACCTACAACAGCCCAGAGAAGCAGACAGGGAAAATAA
- a CDS encoding IS5 family transposase (programmed frameshift) — protein MARKFYPTDLNDMEWEILAPLIPPAKGGGHPRTTDMRSVCNAIYYHLKTGCQWNMLPADFPPSSTVYSYYRKWQRKGVWEKLNHTLRGQVRLKLGKSTQPTALAKLAVGIAADSQSVKTAGKKGDVYGFDGGKKVKGRKRQTLVDSLGLLLKVVVSEANAPERLLAAYALMELLEERPELLEKVEVMWVDSGYDGDKFALCVWLMIQAHVEVMRRTEQEFQILPKRWVVERTFGWFNQYRRLSKDYERLPEMSEAAIYAVMTRIMLRRLVV, from the exons ATGGCACGAAAGTTTTATCCCACAGACTTGAATGATATGGAGTGGGAAATCCTGGCACCCTTAATTCCACCAGCCAAAGGAGGAGGGCATCCGCGCACAACTGATATGCGCTCAGTATGCAATGCGATCTACTATCACTTAAAAACTGGATGTCAATGGAATATGCTTCCAGCAGACTTTCCTCCCAGTTCAACAGTTTACAGCTACTACAGGAAATGGCAGCGCAAAGGGGTTTGGGAAAAATTAAACCATACACTACGTGGTCAGGTTCGCTTGAAATTAGGTAAATCAACACAACCAACTGCGTTAGCAAAGCTCGCCGTAGGCATCGCAGCAGACAGCCAATCAGTAAAGACGGCTG GAAAAAAGGGGGATGTGTATGGCTTTGATGGGGGTAAAAAGGTAAAAGGACGAAAACGCCAGACTTTGGTTGATAGTCTAGGACTCTTGTTGAAAGTGGTGGTTAGTGAAGCAAATGCCCCAGAAAGATTACTTGCTGCCTACGCTTTGATGGAACTGCTAGAGGAACGTCCAGAATTGTTGGAAAAAGTTGAAGTCATGTGGGTTGATTCCGGTTATGACGGGGATAAATTTGCGCTTTGTGTTTGGTTAATGATTCAAGCTCATGTTGAGGTAATGCGGCGTACTGAGCAAGAATTTCAGATTTTGCCCAAACGTTGGGTAGTAGAAAGAACATTTGGGTGGTTTAACCAGTACCGCCGTCTTAGTAAGGATTATGAGCGTCTCCCAGAAATGAGTGAAGCAGCTATATATGCTGTCATGACTCGTATTATGTTACGTCGTCTTGTTGTCTAA
- a CDS encoding HAD family hydrolase, which yields MAYQGVILDIDGTLVLSNDAHAQAWVEAFTEFGYEVKFEQVRPLIGMGGDQIIPKFAPELSDQQGKGKEIADKRKELIVNKFGTNLTPATGARQLILKMQNEGLRLIIASSATSQELSVLLKAAQIDDLLSQDEAATSSDAEASKPDPDIVEAALKELNIQPSDVVMLGDTPYDIEAANKAEVDVIALRCGGFDDSQLKNAIAIYNDPADLLTHYDTSPLVTKAMTRK from the coding sequence ATGGCATATCAAGGCGTAATTTTGGATATAGATGGGACACTTGTTCTTAGTAATGATGCCCATGCTCAAGCTTGGGTAGAAGCATTTACAGAATTTGGCTATGAAGTAAAGTTCGAACAAGTCCGACCGCTGATTGGCATGGGAGGCGACCAGATTATTCCTAAGTTTGCGCCAGAACTTTCTGATCAACAAGGAAAAGGCAAGGAAATCGCCGACAAACGCAAAGAACTGATTGTCAACAAGTTTGGAACAAATCTGACTCCCGCCACTGGTGCGCGGCAACTAATATTGAAGATGCAAAATGAAGGGTTACGTTTAATCATCGCTAGTTCAGCAACGAGTCAAGAACTATCAGTGTTGCTGAAAGCTGCACAAATTGATGACCTACTAAGTCAGGATGAAGCGGCAACATCTAGCGATGCGGAAGCTTCTAAACCCGACCCAGATATTGTTGAAGCTGCTTTGAAAGAACTGAATATCCAACCATCTGACGTAGTGATGCTGGGCGATACTCCCTACGATATTGAGGCTGCAAATAAAGCTGAGGTTGACGTGATTGCTCTTCGTTGCGGTGGTTTTGATGATAGTCAATTAAAGAATGCGATCGCAATTTACAACGATCCGGCCGACTTGTTAACACACTATGACACTTCACCTCTAGTAACCAAAGCAATGACAAGGAAATAA
- a CDS encoding branched-chain amino acid ABC transporter permease: MADFFITYGAIIVSMVLGALLGLSLYLPLMAGQLSLASPGFYAVGGYVAAILSTTVFATPAANLFPIPLLLLEMLIAGILCGFLGIAVGVPVLRLRGIYLAIATIAFVEVLRVVSLNLDITGGAIGIPNIPQPFDIQISYLWIALPLLIISMVLIYRLERIRVGRAFIAIREDELAAGAMGIDPTYYKVLAFTLGAILAGVVGAISAHFLNTWNARQGTFDASIIYLTFVLIGGSRTFLGSVVGGMVFTALPEILRNIADTGGLPAWLAQFLRDGRLIIFGLLIVIGTIFFPQGLVTPDIFQRRKIRDRQSNVSQK, from the coding sequence ATGGCAGATTTTTTCATTACTTACGGTGCAATTATCGTCTCTATGGTATTAGGGGCATTGCTCGGTTTATCTTTGTATTTGCCATTAATGGCTGGGCAATTATCTTTAGCTAGCCCTGGATTTTATGCTGTTGGTGGATATGTTGCGGCAATTTTATCTACCACAGTGTTTGCTACCCCTGCTGCTAATTTATTTCCTATTCCTCTGCTGTTATTAGAAATGCTAATTGCTGGAATTTTATGTGGTTTTTTAGGTATAGCAGTAGGAGTTCCTGTATTACGATTACGCGGAATTTATTTAGCGATCGCCACCATTGCATTTGTAGAAGTTTTGCGAGTAGTTTCCCTAAATTTAGATATTACAGGCGGTGCGATCGGGATTCCTAATATTCCCCAACCTTTCGATATTCAAATCAGCTATTTATGGATTGCTCTACCTTTACTAATAATTAGTATGGTATTAATCTATCGCCTAGAACGTATTCGTGTAGGAAGAGCATTTATCGCTATTCGCGAAGATGAATTAGCTGCGGGTGCGATGGGAATTGACCCAACTTATTACAAAGTTTTAGCTTTTACTCTCGGAGCAATTCTTGCAGGGGTAGTAGGAGCAATTAGCGCTCACTTTCTTAATACCTGGAATGCTCGCCAAGGTACTTTTGATGCAAGTATTATATATTTAACTTTTGTATTGATTGGTGGTTCAAGAACTTTTTTAGGTTCGGTAGTAGGGGGTATGGTGTTTACCGCCTTACCAGAAATTTTACGAAACATAGCTGACACAGGTGGATTACCTGCTTGGTTAGCACAGTTTTTGCGCGATGGGAGATTAATTATTTTTGGTTTACTAATAGTAATAGGTACAATTTTTTTCCCGCAAGGATTGGTAACTCCAGATATTTTTCAAAGACGCAAAATTAGAGATAGGCAAAGCAATGTATCGCAAAAGTAA
- a CDS encoding NAD(P)-dependent alcohol dehydrogenase, protein MDENYALRVSEKLDLAGVAPLLCAGITTYSPLCYWKVGKGDKVGIVGLGGLGHMALKFAHAFGAYTVLFTTSSGKTEDAKRLGADEVVISKNSDEMNKHINSFDFILNTVSVSHNLDAYTGLLKRGGTLCLLGIPEHPHPSPNIGNLIFKRRGIAGSLIGGIQETQEMLDFCAEQNIVCDIELIPIQKINEAYERMLKSDVKYRFVIDIASLKQE, encoded by the coding sequence GTGGATGAAAATTACGCGCTACGCGTTTCGGAAAAGCTGGATCTCGCTGGCGTTGCACCGCTGTTGTGTGCGGGTATCACGACGTACTCGCCCTTGTGCTACTGGAAAGTTGGTAAAGGGGATAAAGTCGGTATCGTTGGGCTTGGCGGATTGGGACACATGGCGCTAAAATTTGCCCATGCTTTTGGAGCCTACACTGTGTTATTTACAACGTCTTCAGGTAAAACTGAAGACGCCAAGCGTCTCGGAGCCGATGAGGTTGTCATTTCAAAAAATAGCGATGAGATGAACAAGCACATCAACAGCTTCGACTTCATTCTCAACACGGTTTCTGTATCGCACAATCTGGACGCATATACTGGGTTACTTAAGCGTGGTGGTACGCTGTGCTTGCTTGGTATACCGGAACATCCGCACCCGTCGCCCAACATTGGTAACTTGATTTTTAAGCGCCGAGGAATTGCCGGCTCGCTGATCGGGGGGATTCAGGAGACACAAGAAATGCTCGACTTTTGCGCTGAGCAGAATATCGTCTGTGACATAGAACTCATACCGATTCAGAAGATCAACGAAGCGTACGAGCGTATGCTCAAAAGTGACGTGAAGTACCGCTTTGTGATTGATATTGCATCGCTTAAGCAAGAATGA
- a CDS encoding ABC transporter ATP-binding protein, producing the protein MSNSIPTVNSSVILEAKGLTRRFGGLVAVNNVSFSVNKHEIFGLIGPNGAGKTTLFNLITAFIPPSSGELLYQGAEISRLRPHKIAALGISRTFQNIRLFGELSALENVIIARHLHTKSSVITGVLGLPPAPSEESKSKQKALDLLDMIGLSDRATEKAKNFPYGDQRRLEIARALALEPQILLLDEPAAGMNPNEKQLLSTFIRSLRDRFNLTIILIEHHVPLVMGLCDRIAVLDFGQLIALGEPAVVRNNPAVIEAYLGNE; encoded by the coding sequence ATGTCAAACAGTATCCCAACAGTTAACAGCAGTGTTATTTTAGAAGCTAAAGGATTAACTCGCCGTTTTGGGGGGTTAGTGGCGGTAAATAATGTATCTTTTTCAGTAAATAAACATGAGATTTTTGGACTAATTGGCCCTAATGGTGCAGGAAAAACCACACTGTTTAATTTGATTACTGCCTTTATTCCGCCTTCTAGTGGAGAATTACTTTATCAAGGTGCAGAAATTTCTCGGTTGCGTCCGCACAAAATTGCTGCTTTAGGGATATCTCGTACCTTCCAAAATATTCGTTTATTTGGAGAATTATCAGCGTTAGAAAATGTGATAATTGCCCGACATCTGCATACTAAAAGTAGTGTGATTACAGGAGTTTTGGGATTACCACCAGCCCCAAGTGAAGAATCTAAAAGTAAGCAGAAAGCTTTAGATTTATTGGATATGATTGGCTTAAGCGATCGCGCCACCGAAAAAGCCAAAAACTTTCCCTACGGTGATCAACGTCGCTTAGAAATTGCCCGCGCTTTAGCATTAGAACCGCAAATCTTACTCCTCGATGAACCTGCTGCGGGTATGAACCCTAACGAAAAACAGCTACTAAGTACATTCATCCGCAGTCTTCGCGATCGCTTCAATTTGACGATTATCCTGATTGAACATCATGTACCTTTAGTTATGGGTTTGTGCGATCGCATTGCCGTGTTAGATTTTGGACAACTAATTGCTTTGGGTGAACCCGCTGTTGTCAGAAATAATCCAGCTGTAATTGAAGCTTACCTGGGAAATGAATAA
- a CDS encoding Rpn family recombination-promoting nuclease/putative transposase, protein MIYFINSLSEFQWISRESDVLIRVTSLEYGEFLVLNELQLRYQPQMPRWMRAYSALAEEKYNLPTYPVLINILKTGNEAIPTSFTSNLAGLQVVQDYRVINLWEVDVNIAFEQPLPSLLPFVPILKGGENESTIREALQILRADEQLNQLETVLAFFATFVLESALVQEIMRWDMAVLYESPWYQEILHEGEARGEARGERRGILSSIEINLELKFGNNGLLLMPQISEINDIERLKTILRNVVTANNIEEFQQVL, encoded by the coding sequence TTGATTTACTTTATAAATAGCCTCTCAGAATTTCAGTGGATCAGCCGAGAAAGTGATGTTTTAATTCGCGTCACTAGTCTTGAATATGGAGAATTTCTCGTTCTCAACGAATTGCAATTACGCTATCAACCCCAAATGCCACGCTGGATGCGTGCATATTCTGCGCTTGCTGAAGAAAAATATAATTTACCCACCTACCCTGTTTTAATCAATATCCTCAAAACTGGTAACGAAGCAATACCTACAAGCTTTACATCGAATCTTGCAGGATTACAGGTAGTACAAGATTACCGTGTGATTAATCTCTGGGAAGTCGATGTCAACATTGCCTTTGAACAACCCTTACCCTCATTGCTACCGTTTGTACCAATTCTTAAAGGTGGTGAAAATGAATCTACCATTAGAGAAGCATTGCAGATTCTGCGTGCTGATGAACAACTAAACCAACTGGAAACCGTCTTAGCTTTTTTTGCTACCTTTGTTTTAGAGAGTGCCTTAGTTCAGGAAATCATGAGGTGGGATATGGCTGTTTTATATGAGTCACCCTGGTATCAGGAAATTTTACACGAAGGAGAAGCACGCGGAGAAGCACGTGGAGAACGGCGAGGAATACTTTCTAGTATTGAAATTAATTTGGAGTTGAAATTCGGCAACAACGGGTTACTGTTGATGCCACAAATCAGCGAAATTAATGATATAGAGCGTTTGAAGACGATTTTACGTAATGTTGTAACTGCAAATAATATTGAGGAATTTCAGCAAGTTTTGTAA
- a CDS encoding alpha/beta fold hydrolase, with product MRKFFSTYKWQGKQLWNKAKFLTTIGFSVASVVTLCVPLVNRSSIASATTNSSSSGEFLAAEGIPPLGANNPACRPDAAHPEPVVLVHATGTDMAQDWAELSPVLAAKGYCVYALNYGNRATGLIENSAQELAVFVDNVLALTGAKKVSIVGHSQGGMMPRYYIKFLGGADKVDDLIALAPPNHGTTADTLLRIPYIQVNPPFVGSACDQQVAGSAFLTNLNQGDETPVPVSYTVIATRFDKIVIPYTSSFLAGPAERVTNITLQDYYPLNIVDHIGISFDPNAFKFVFDALAYPGPAITNRQ from the coding sequence ATGAGAAAATTTTTTAGTACCTATAAATGGCAAGGAAAACAGTTGTGGAACAAGGCTAAATTCCTGACTACTATTGGCTTTAGTGTGGCATCAGTCGTCACACTATGTGTTCCCTTGGTGAACAGGAGCAGTATTGCTTCGGCAACGACAAATTCCTCTTCCTCCGGAGAGTTTTTAGCTGCGGAAGGTATTCCGCCTTTGGGAGCTAACAACCCTGCTTGCCGACCAGATGCCGCTCACCCTGAGCCAGTAGTACTCGTACACGCCACTGGCACAGACATGGCTCAAGACTGGGCTGAACTCTCTCCAGTGCTGGCGGCTAAAGGCTATTGTGTATACGCTTTGAACTACGGCAACCGTGCAACAGGTCTGATCGAAAACTCCGCTCAAGAACTCGCTGTATTTGTGGATAACGTGTTAGCTCTAACAGGGGCAAAAAAGGTTTCCATCGTCGGTCATAGCCAGGGTGGCATGATGCCTCGTTACTACATAAAGTTTCTCGGCGGTGCAGATAAAGTCGATGATTTGATTGCGCTTGCCCCTCCCAATCACGGCACTACAGCAGATACCCTACTGCGTATTCCATACATTCAAGTGAATCCTCCTTTTGTAGGCTCTGCTTGTGACCAACAAGTGGCAGGCTCCGCATTTCTCACAAACCTCAATCAGGGTGACGAGACTCCAGTACCTGTCTCTTATACTGTGATTGCAACGCGCTTCGACAAAATCGTAATTCCCTATACATCAAGCTTTTTAGCGGGGCCAGCCGAACGGGTTACGAATATTACTTTACAAGATTACTATCCATTAAATATCGTAGACCATATAGGCATATCTTTCGACCCTAACGCCTTCAAATTTGTCTTCGATGCACTTGCTTACCCAGGCCCAGCAATTACTAATAGGCAATAA
- a CDS encoding branched-chain amino acid ABC transporter permease, whose translation MTINLFLQQLLNGLSIGSVYAIFALGYTLVYSILGIINLAHGAIFTLGAYFTYALMGGSFGFNGLLANAALPIKLPFAIALFLGSILAGLVGVAMERIAFQPLRRQGSDPLLTVVSSLGVAVVIVNLIQYLVGAESYTFPANTYGNLPPAINFGTPENPIPIRSVQVVIFAVSVVFVAILTYFINSTKYGKAMQAIAEDPTTASLLGINSDRFIILTFFISSFLAGLAGTLVASSVSIAGPYFGIAFGLRGLAVIVLGGLGSIPGAVLGGLVIGLAEALVPSEYSAFKDAVAFGILFIMLLVRPQGLLGRRFIQKV comes from the coding sequence ATGACTATAAATCTGTTTTTGCAGCAATTGTTAAATGGGTTATCCATTGGCAGCGTTTACGCGATTTTTGCTTTAGGATATACCCTGGTTTATTCCATTTTGGGCATTATTAATTTAGCTCATGGTGCGATTTTTACCTTGGGTGCATATTTTACTTATGCACTCATGGGTGGTAGCTTTGGATTTAACGGTTTGTTAGCTAATGCAGCCTTACCTATTAAATTACCATTTGCGATCGCCTTATTTTTAGGAAGTATTTTAGCAGGATTGGTGGGAGTAGCAATGGAACGTATTGCTTTTCAACCTTTGCGGCGTCAAGGTTCTGACCCTTTGCTGACAGTTGTTTCTAGCTTGGGTGTGGCTGTAGTAATTGTCAACTTAATTCAGTATTTAGTAGGCGCAGAAAGTTACACATTCCCAGCTAATACCTACGGTAATTTACCACCAGCTATTAACTTTGGGACTCCAGAAAACCCAATTCCTATTCGCAGCGTACAGGTGGTAATTTTTGCTGTATCTGTAGTGTTTGTGGCAATTCTTACCTACTTTATTAATAGTACTAAATATGGTAAGGCAATGCAGGCGATCGCAGAAGATCCAACTACTGCTAGTTTATTAGGAATTAATAGTGACAGGTTTATTATCTTAACATTCTTCATCAGTAGTTTTCTGGCAGGATTGGCAGGAACTTTAGTTGCTTCTAGTGTTAGCATTGCTGGCCCATATTTCGGTATTGCTTTCGGTTTGAGGGGTTTAGCAGTAATTGTCTTAGGTGGTTTAGGTAGTATTCCTGGTGCAGTCTTAGGAGGCTTGGTAATTGGATTAGCAGAAGCTTTAGTACCAAGTGAATACTCTGCTTTTAAAGATGCCGTAGCCTTTGGAATATTGTTTATTATGCTATTAGTAAGACCTCAAGGTTTACTTGGACGGCGCTTTATTCAAAAGGTATAA